A region of Nocardioides sp. JS614 DNA encodes the following proteins:
- a CDS encoding adenosine deaminase — translation MRDLHELPKAHLHLHFTGSMRHSTLLELAERDGIVLPDQLVEDWPPQLSAADEKGWFRFQRLYDVARSVLRTEGDVRRLVLEAAEDDVRDGGRWLEIQVDPSGYAARFGGITAFTDLVLDAVRDAERATGLGMAVVIAANRTRHPLDARTLARLAAQYAGRGVVGFGLSNDERRGSTADFAPAFRIAERAGLLLAPHGGELRGPEHVRLCLDALHAERLGHGIRSAEDPALLDRIVSAGVALEVCPVSNVALGVYSDLTSVPLPTLLATGATVALGADDPLLFGSRLAGQYATMRAAHDLTDTQLAELARMSVRASRAPGDVRSRVLADIDAWLGASPATMGP, via the coding sequence ATGCGCGATCTCCACGAGCTCCCGAAGGCGCACCTGCACCTGCACTTCACCGGGTCGATGCGGCACTCGACGCTGCTCGAGCTCGCGGAGAGGGACGGCATCGTGCTGCCCGACCAGCTCGTGGAGGACTGGCCGCCGCAGCTCTCGGCGGCCGACGAGAAGGGCTGGTTCCGCTTCCAGCGGCTCTACGACGTCGCCCGGTCGGTGCTGCGCACGGAGGGCGACGTGCGCCGGCTGGTGCTCGAGGCCGCGGAGGACGACGTCCGCGACGGCGGCCGCTGGCTGGAGATCCAGGTCGACCCCAGCGGCTACGCCGCCCGCTTCGGCGGCATCACCGCCTTCACCGACCTGGTCCTGGACGCGGTCCGGGACGCCGAGCGGGCCACCGGCCTCGGCATGGCGGTGGTGATCGCGGCCAACCGCACCCGCCACCCGCTCGACGCCCGGACGTTGGCCCGCCTGGCCGCGCAGTACGCCGGCCGCGGGGTGGTCGGCTTCGGGCTCTCCAACGACGAGCGCCGCGGCAGCACCGCCGACTTCGCCCCGGCGTTCAGGATCGCCGAGCGGGCCGGGCTGCTGCTCGCCCCCCACGGCGGCGAGCTGCGCGGGCCCGAGCACGTGCGGCTGTGCCTGGACGCCCTGCACGCCGAGCGCCTCGGCCACGGGATCCGGTCGGCGGAGGACCCGGCCCTGCTGGACCGCATCGTCTCGGCGGGCGTCGCGCTCGAGGTGTGCCCGGTCTCCAACGTCGCGCTCGGCGTGTACTCCGACCTGACCTCGGTGCCACTGCCCACCCTGCTGGCGACCGGGGCGACCGTCGCGCTGGGAGCCGACGACCCGCTCCTGTTCGGCTCGCGGCTGGCCGGCCAGTACGCCACGATGCGCGCGGCCCACGACCTCACCGACACCCAGCTGGCCGAGCTGGCCCGGATGTCGGTGCGCGCCTCCCGGGCCCCCGGGGACGTCCGGTCCCGTGTCCTTGCCGACATCGACGCCTGGCTCGGAGCCAGTCCTGCGACGATGGGGCCATGA
- a CDS encoding aminotransferase class I/II-fold pyridoxal phosphate-dependent enzyme, which translates to MTEPLIDLSRTGLETFKAEQQEAYDALVASGLSLDLTRGKPSAEQLDLADALLTLPTRTTTPDGVDARNYGGLAGITGLRAIFAELLGLELEQVSAQGNSSLTLMKDVLTYLWLRGGVDSERPWGQEERVRFVCPVPGYDRHFALLEWFGIEMLPVPMVEHGPDTDAVAALVAADPTVKGMWLVPTYSNPTGHVTTQEVAERLASMPTAAPDFKLFWDNAYALHHLSSEETKSADIVTLAAVAGHPHRPVVFASTSKITHAGAGVAFVGGSRETVAWFHENLGLGSIGPDKVNQLRHLEFFGSAQGVRDHMAKHRGLLAPKFAEVDRILGERLGGLGIAQWTHPRGGYFVSLDVLPGTATRVIELAKAAGVALTPAGSAYPYRDDPADTNIRLAPSFPTLSEVTEAMEAVTVCVLLAASEKLLA; encoded by the coding sequence GTGACCGAGCCCCTGATTGACCTGTCCCGGACCGGCCTGGAGACCTTCAAAGCCGAGCAGCAGGAGGCCTATGACGCGCTCGTCGCCTCCGGGCTCAGTCTGGACCTGACCCGCGGCAAGCCGTCGGCGGAGCAGCTCGACCTCGCCGACGCGCTGCTCACCCTTCCGACGAGGACGACCACGCCGGACGGCGTGGACGCCCGCAACTACGGCGGCCTGGCCGGCATCACCGGGCTGCGCGCCATCTTCGCCGAGCTCCTCGGGCTCGAGCTGGAGCAGGTGTCGGCCCAGGGCAACTCCAGCCTGACGCTGATGAAGGACGTGCTGACCTATCTGTGGCTGCGCGGCGGTGTCGACTCCGAGCGCCCGTGGGGCCAGGAGGAGAGAGTCCGCTTCGTCTGCCCGGTGCCGGGCTACGACCGCCACTTCGCGCTCCTGGAGTGGTTCGGCATCGAGATGCTTCCGGTGCCGATGGTCGAGCACGGCCCCGACACCGACGCCGTCGCCGCCCTCGTGGCCGCCGACCCCACGGTCAAGGGCATGTGGCTCGTCCCGACGTACTCCAACCCCACCGGACACGTGACGACCCAGGAGGTGGCCGAGCGTCTCGCCTCCATGCCGACCGCCGCCCCGGACTTCAAGCTCTTCTGGGACAACGCCTACGCGCTGCACCACCTGTCGAGCGAGGAGACCAAGAGCGCCGACATCGTCACGCTCGCCGCCGTCGCGGGGCACCCGCACCGGCCGGTCGTGTTCGCCTCGACCTCCAAGATCACCCACGCCGGCGCCGGGGTCGCCTTCGTCGGCGGCTCGCGGGAGACCGTCGCCTGGTTCCACGAGAACCTCGGGCTCGGCTCGATCGGCCCGGACAAGGTCAACCAGCTGCGGCACCTGGAGTTCTTCGGCAGTGCCCAGGGCGTGCGCGACCACATGGCCAAGCACCGGGGCCTGCTGGCGCCGAAGTTCGCGGAGGTGGACCGGATCCTCGGCGAGCGGCTCGGCGGCCTCGGGATCGCGCAGTGGACGCACCCGCGCGGCGGCTACTTCGTGAGCCTGGACGTGCTGCCAGGCACCGCGACCCGGGTCATCGAGCTCGCCAAGGCCGCCGGTGTCGCACTGACGCCGGCCGGCTCCGCGTACCCCTACCGCGACGACCCGGCCGACACGAACATCCGGCTGGCCCCGTCGTTCCCCACCCTCAGCGAGGTCACGGAGGCGATGGAAGCCGTCACGGTCTGCGTGCTGCTCGCCGCCTCCGAGAAGCTCCTCGCCTGA
- a CDS encoding PucR family transcriptional regulator encodes MGRLSRRGRELPCFGTTGHFHAAQVRLDRSERLDGPPDLTTERIAAGVGHGQRVVVADGTVLSLSFDPLGVYRLLALIDDPTEPSAFAAEALGPSATAPSPEHDNLHRTLRVLLDTGMSVAESARLLHFRYNTLRYRITRIESLVGPFTADAQLRLRILLALQVLDMRGV; translated from the coding sequence GTGGGACGTCTCTCCCGGCGCGGCCGCGAGCTGCCGTGCTTCGGGACGACCGGGCACTTCCACGCCGCCCAGGTCCGTCTGGACCGGAGCGAACGGCTCGACGGCCCGCCGGACCTGACGACCGAGCGGATCGCCGCCGGCGTCGGACACGGGCAACGCGTGGTCGTCGCCGACGGGACGGTGCTGTCATTGTCATTCGACCCGCTGGGTGTCTACCGCCTGCTTGCCCTGATCGACGACCCGACGGAGCCCTCGGCGTTCGCCGCCGAGGCGCTCGGGCCGTCGGCCACCGCTCCATCGCCCGAGCACGACAATCTCCACCGGACACTCAGGGTGCTCCTGGACACCGGGATGAGCGTGGCCGAGAGCGCGCGCCTGCTGCACTTCCGCTACAACACCTTGCGCTACCGGATCACCCGCATCGAGTCGCTCGTGGGTCCGTTCACCGCCGACGCTCAGCTCCGGCTGCGGATCCTCCTGGCCCTCCAGGTGCTGGACATGCGCGGGGTATGA
- a CDS encoding amidohydrolase family protein, with product MRLLIRGADAVLTSHPAADSVLVEDGVITAIGTGLVVDAGTGIVDARGAVVVPGLVNTHHHMFQCLTRVRGQEHGLFGWLGELWPLFGRHDSAWQEAATAVAAGELLLSGCTTTVDHHYLPPASGSPDPVDAQVTAGRRLGIRLVSAVGSMDVDDAHGGLAPAALCESTDRYLRRLADLTDRHHDQGPAWRTRIAAAPCHPLAVTSTLARAAHGFARDRELGFHTHLAEARDEEAATVSATGLRPVELLAEWGVLGPRTWLAHCVHLSDGDIEVLADTGTAISLCPTSNLRLGSGISRIRDLVDAGITVSLGVDGSASNDGGSALAEARQLLLVSRVHGVEHGLTASEALVVATTGGARALGLPELGRIEVGARADLAVFDVSGLNAVGTEADPVAGLLLSPPATARHVLVEGELVVRDHALVNADPAELAARAREVARSLQTG from the coding sequence GTGAGGCTCCTGATCCGCGGTGCGGACGCGGTGCTCACGAGCCACCCGGCTGCCGACAGCGTCCTGGTCGAGGACGGCGTGATCACCGCGATCGGGACCGGCCTGGTCGTCGACGCGGGCACCGGGATCGTCGATGCGCGCGGCGCCGTCGTCGTCCCCGGGCTCGTCAACACCCACCACCACATGTTCCAGTGCCTGACCCGGGTGCGTGGCCAGGAACACGGTCTGTTCGGCTGGCTCGGCGAGCTTTGGCCGCTGTTCGGCCGCCACGACAGTGCCTGGCAGGAGGCGGCCACCGCCGTCGCCGCGGGCGAACTGCTGCTGTCCGGCTGCACCACCACCGTGGACCATCACTACCTGCCTCCGGCATCCGGATCACCCGACCCGGTGGACGCCCAGGTCACGGCCGGGCGCCGGCTCGGGATCCGGCTGGTCAGCGCCGTCGGCAGCATGGATGTCGACGACGCCCACGGCGGGCTCGCCCCCGCTGCCCTGTGCGAGTCGACCGACCGCTACCTCCGTCGGTTGGCCGACCTGACCGACCGCCATCACGATCAGGGGCCGGCATGGCGGACCCGGATCGCGGCCGCCCCCTGCCACCCACTGGCGGTGACCTCGACGCTGGCGCGGGCGGCGCACGGCTTCGCGCGCGACCGCGAGCTCGGCTTCCACACCCACCTGGCCGAGGCTCGCGACGAGGAAGCGGCGACCGTCAGCGCCACCGGCCTCCGCCCGGTCGAGCTGCTGGCGGAGTGGGGCGTCCTCGGCCCGCGTACGTGGCTGGCGCACTGCGTCCATCTCTCCGACGGCGACATCGAGGTGCTGGCCGACACCGGCACCGCGATCTCGCTCTGCCCCACGTCGAACCTGCGACTGGGCTCAGGCATCAGCCGGATCCGTGACCTGGTCGACGCGGGCATCACCGTCTCGCTCGGCGTCGACGGGTCAGCGTCCAACGACGGCGGCAGTGCCCTGGCCGAGGCGCGCCAGCTGCTGCTGGTCTCCCGGGTGCACGGCGTCGAGCACGGACTCACCGCCTCCGAGGCACTGGTCGTGGCGACCACCGGAGGCGCCAGGGCACTGGGCCTGCCGGAGCTCGGCAGGATCGAGGTCGGCGCCCGTGCGGACCTCGCGGTCTTCGACGTCTCCGGGCTCAACGCCGTCGGCACGGAGGCGGACCCGGTGGCCGGCCTGCTGCTCTCGCCCCCGGCTACCGCCCGACACGTGCTGGTCGAGGGCGAGCTGGTGGTGCGGGACCACGCGCTGGTGAACGCCGACCCGGCAGAGCTGGCGGCTCGGGCTCGCGAGGTGGCCCGTTCGCTGCAGACCGGCTGA
- a CDS encoding sugar ABC transporter ATP-binding protein: MLSPGIIISGPAPALSVRGLTKSFGSTQAVRKVTFDVRSGEVHALLGHNGSGKSTLVKMISGLVRPDSGGFTIGSGDDGILRIGVVHQDLALCADATVLENCCMGDVVARRGPFVDWEKERRILQPILDSLAADFRPNTMVRDLSPANQAVVAIARALKRGATRAPLDLLILDEATARLRGTDADMVLATARRVAAQGGGVLLVTHHMSEVLSAADRATVLASGAVVDTVDVSTTHEDELLRMVSGRQVTALRRTSATTVAADRPPRLVLDRVTGEQVRDLSLEIRPGEVLGVTGATGAGFEELPYLITRPDRCHAGAIHLDGHRLRGRTYAQSRRNGLGVVPADRLLNGVYVAASVRENLSPVVRRANRILGLIADPRERSWARRATGAFQVRTSGPDAPIGSLSGGNQQKVLLARVLEDEPKVLILHEPTQGVDEPTRRTLIEIVREAARAGTAVLYISCDVDEVAGAADRVLVLRDGRCVHESPGGLDHADEIYAASYLTGAGVP; this comes from the coding sequence ATGCTGTCACCCGGGATCATCATCAGCGGACCGGCTCCGGCCCTCAGCGTCCGCGGCCTCACGAAGAGCTTCGGCTCGACGCAGGCGGTTCGGAAGGTCACCTTCGACGTCCGTAGTGGGGAGGTGCACGCTCTCCTCGGTCACAACGGATCCGGGAAGTCGACCCTGGTCAAGATGATCAGCGGTCTGGTCCGTCCGGACTCCGGTGGCTTCACCATCGGATCGGGGGACGACGGGATCCTCAGGATCGGCGTCGTCCACCAGGACCTGGCGCTCTGCGCTGACGCGACGGTGCTGGAGAACTGCTGCATGGGCGACGTCGTCGCGCGGCGAGGCCCGTTCGTCGACTGGGAGAAGGAGCGGCGGATCCTGCAGCCGATCCTCGACTCGCTGGCCGCGGACTTCCGCCCGAACACGATGGTTCGAGATCTCTCTCCGGCCAACCAGGCGGTGGTGGCGATCGCCCGCGCGCTCAAGCGTGGCGCAACGAGAGCCCCGCTGGACCTGCTGATCCTGGACGAGGCCACGGCCCGGCTGCGGGGGACGGACGCCGACATGGTGCTCGCCACCGCGCGCCGGGTCGCGGCCCAGGGCGGTGGGGTGCTGCTGGTCACCCACCACATGTCCGAGGTCCTCTCGGCGGCCGACCGGGCCACGGTGCTGGCCAGCGGTGCCGTGGTCGACACCGTCGACGTCTCCACCACGCACGAGGACGAGCTGCTCCGCATGGTCAGTGGTCGCCAGGTGACCGCGTTGCGGCGAACGTCGGCGACCACCGTGGCCGCCGACCGGCCGCCACGGCTGGTCCTGGACCGGGTCACCGGTGAGCAGGTCCGCGACCTGTCCCTGGAGATCCGCCCGGGCGAGGTGCTCGGCGTCACCGGCGCCACGGGCGCCGGGTTCGAAGAGCTGCCGTACCTGATCACCCGGCCGGACCGCTGCCACGCCGGAGCGATCCACCTCGACGGGCACAGGCTGCGCGGCCGGACCTACGCCCAGAGCCGGAGGAACGGGCTCGGAGTCGTTCCGGCAGACCGGCTCCTCAACGGCGTGTACGTCGCGGCATCGGTCCGTGAGAACCTCTCCCCGGTCGTACGCCGCGCCAACCGGATCCTCGGCCTGATCGCCGACCCCCGGGAGCGATCCTGGGCGCGTCGCGCCACTGGGGCGTTCCAGGTCCGGACGAGTGGCCCGGACGCGCCGATCGGGTCGCTCAGCGGAGGCAACCAGCAGAAGGTGCTGCTGGCCAGGGTCCTGGAGGACGAGCCGAAGGTGCTGATCCTGCACGAACCCACCCAGGGCGTCGACGAGCCGACCCGCCGGACGCTGATCGAGATCGTCCGCGAGGCCGCACGGGCAGGGACGGCTGTCCTCTACATCTCCTGCGACGTCGACGAGGTCGCCGGTGCGGCCGACCGGGTGCTGGTGCTGCGAGATGGCCGCTGCGTCCACGAGTCTCCGGGCGGGCTGGACCACGCTGACGAGATCTACGCCGCGAGCTACCTCACGGGAGCAGGCGTGCCGTGA
- a CDS encoding substrate-binding domain-containing protein, producing the protein MSQKPLRLLAAAVVSASLALTACSAPESTASVSEQDATSEIAVAMTELIEQHSSAPEFTPPGPAVDTSALKGKTIAIVAIDLRVPTLADVVANAKVAAGLLGLKVTVFDAKSQATLMRQGMQQAIDNRADAIISDGLVMQVVADQIKAAKDKGIPTIDVVNSPPVADVPGQGSDPNIFGNVSPDAELGGQLIAAAAIASTDGEAKVQIMNTSELTAAPAIVKAIAETIESCDTCEVISTTDTALNDWSTQIPGLTATQIRSNPDINFILPIYDAMGIFATTGVQQAAATGKTRVASQDGSPAALALVKQGDVFVANVAKSSAWAAWAAVDQAMRGMLKMEPANPVLPVRFVDSAALKDVDTSTSKSVDEALFGPAYQDGYKELWGLS; encoded by the coding sequence ATGTCCCAGAAGCCCCTGCGGCTGCTCGCAGCCGCCGTCGTCTCCGCCTCGCTCGCCCTCACCGCGTGCTCGGCACCCGAGAGCACCGCCTCCGTGAGTGAGCAGGACGCCACGTCCGAGATCGCAGTCGCGATGACGGAGCTCATCGAGCAGCACTCGAGCGCCCCCGAGTTCACGCCGCCCGGGCCGGCCGTCGACACGTCGGCGTTGAAGGGCAAGACGATCGCCATCGTCGCCATCGACCTCCGAGTGCCGACCCTCGCCGACGTCGTGGCCAACGCCAAGGTCGCAGCCGGGTTGCTCGGGCTCAAGGTCACGGTCTTCGATGCGAAGAGCCAGGCGACCCTGATGCGGCAGGGCATGCAGCAGGCCATCGACAACCGCGCGGACGCGATCATCAGCGACGGGCTGGTCATGCAGGTGGTGGCCGACCAGATCAAGGCCGCCAAGGACAAGGGGATCCCGACCATCGACGTGGTCAACAGCCCGCCGGTCGCGGACGTGCCGGGTCAGGGCTCGGACCCGAACATCTTCGGCAACGTCTCGCCCGACGCCGAGCTGGGCGGACAGCTGATCGCCGCCGCCGCCATCGCGAGCACCGACGGCGAGGCCAAGGTGCAGATCATGAACACCTCCGAGCTCACCGCCGCCCCGGCGATCGTCAAGGCGATCGCCGAGACCATCGAGAGCTGCGACACCTGTGAGGTCATCTCCACGACCGACACTGCTCTCAACGACTGGTCGACCCAGATCCCGGGGCTCACCGCGACGCAGATCCGCAGCAACCCGGACATCAACTTCATCCTCCCCATCTACGACGCCATGGGCATCTTCGCGACCACCGGTGTGCAGCAGGCCGCCGCGACCGGCAAGACGCGGGTCGCCTCCCAGGACGGCAGCCCCGCGGCGCTGGCCCTGGTCAAGCAGGGGGACGTGTTCGTCGCCAACGTGGCCAAGAGCTCCGCATGGGCCGCGTGGGCCGCGGTCGACCAGGCCATGCGCGGGATGCTGAAGATGGAGCCCGCGAACCCCGTCCTCCCCGTCCGGTTCGTCGACTCGGCCGCCCTGAAGGACGTCGACACCTCGACCTCGAAGTCGGTCGACGAGGCGCTCTTCGGACCGGCCTACCAGGACGGCTACAAGGAGCTGTGGGGCCTCTCCTGA
- a CDS encoding ABC transporter permease: MTTSSKIRTDLAVDPTATGDDRASSGSGGGDLATHLQRYALLLALVALIAVFSVLRTETFFTVANLTTILSIQATAAMLAMGVTLVLIIGEFDLSVAAVMGLSASLIAYLTTEHGVSVPLACLVALALAAIVGLVNAALVVGAGLNSFIVTLAVGTLVQGLAIGVAGSVTIGGLPTSLTYPFQSRFLDVQAAFFFMLAVAFVLYLVVGRMPIGRSMFFTGNARAAAELAGVRTARVRVGVMMTAGLLAGAAGVMFVGQTGAASPSIADPFLLPAYAAGFLGATAFTPGRFNVWGSVWAVYLLAVGTTGFQFLGLDNWVINVFNGGVLVLAVGLSRFFARKART; encoded by the coding sequence GTGACCACATCGTCGAAGATCCGCACCGACCTCGCGGTCGATCCGACCGCCACCGGTGACGACCGCGCGAGCAGCGGCTCGGGTGGTGGCGATCTCGCCACCCACTTGCAGCGGTACGCGCTGCTCCTCGCCCTGGTCGCGCTGATCGCCGTGTTCTCCGTCCTTCGGACCGAGACCTTCTTCACCGTCGCCAACCTCACCACGATCCTGAGCATCCAGGCGACCGCCGCCATGCTCGCGATGGGCGTCACGCTGGTGCTCATCATCGGAGAGTTCGACCTCTCCGTCGCCGCGGTCATGGGGTTGTCGGCAAGCCTGATCGCCTACCTGACCACCGAGCACGGCGTCTCGGTGCCCCTGGCCTGCCTGGTCGCACTGGCGCTGGCCGCGATCGTCGGCCTCGTCAACGCGGCGCTGGTCGTCGGCGCGGGACTCAACTCGTTCATCGTCACCCTCGCGGTCGGGACCCTGGTCCAGGGGCTGGCCATCGGTGTCGCCGGCTCCGTGACCATCGGCGGCCTCCCGACGTCGTTGACCTACCCCTTCCAGAGCCGGTTCCTCGACGTCCAGGCGGCGTTCTTCTTCATGCTCGCCGTGGCCTTCGTCCTCTACCTCGTGGTGGGCCGGATGCCGATCGGGCGGAGCATGTTCTTCACCGGCAATGCTCGGGCCGCCGCCGAGCTCGCCGGGGTCCGCACCGCCCGGGTACGCGTCGGGGTGATGATGACCGCGGGACTGCTCGCCGGTGCCGCGGGCGTCATGTTCGTGGGGCAGACCGGCGCCGCCAGCCCGTCGATCGCCGACCCGTTCCTGCTGCCCGCCTACGCCGCTGGGTTCCTCGGCGCTACTGCGTTCACCCCCGGTCGGTTCAACGTCTGGGGGTCGGTGTGGGCGGTCTACCTGCTCGCCGTCGGTACCACCGGCTTCCAGTTCCTCGGACTCGACAACTGGGTGATCAATGTCTTCAACGGCGGCGTTCTGGTCCTCGCCGTCGGCCTCAGTCGCTTCTTCGCCCGCAAGGCCCGCACCTGA
- a CDS encoding IclR family transcriptional regulator yields the protein MSSAANALRLLMLLEHQPSLRVVDASRALNVAGSTAHRLLTCLKDEGFLRQPAGSRAYVAGPNILKLARHFSDQNSLERIAHTHLERLCKQVNEAVNLQVLVGHEVLCLDAVVEDRHGLQVRSIRGQRVSASVSAAGKVLLAALKPAELEEALGQDPRHPDADWSATLHAELATIREFGYATNMGEREPGVHAVAVPINDPTGKSIAALAVAAPSVRLPHVRVSGLITHLRAASGAITLDYFGSD from the coding sequence GTGAGTTCCGCCGCCAACGCGCTGCGCCTGCTCATGCTGCTCGAGCACCAGCCCTCCCTGAGGGTCGTGGACGCCTCCAGGGCGCTCAACGTCGCCGGGTCGACCGCCCATCGGCTGCTGACCTGTCTCAAGGACGAGGGATTCCTTCGCCAGCCCGCGGGATCCAGGGCGTACGTGGCGGGACCCAACATCCTCAAGCTCGCCCGGCACTTCAGCGACCAGAACTCGCTGGAGCGGATCGCTCACACCCACCTCGAGCGGCTGTGCAAGCAGGTGAACGAGGCGGTCAACCTGCAGGTGCTCGTGGGCCACGAGGTGCTCTGCCTCGACGCGGTGGTCGAGGATCGGCACGGCCTCCAGGTTCGAAGCATCCGGGGCCAACGCGTGTCGGCGTCGGTGTCGGCGGCCGGCAAGGTCCTGCTCGCGGCCCTCAAGCCCGCCGAGCTGGAGGAGGCACTCGGCCAGGATCCGCGGCACCCGGATGCCGACTGGAGCGCGACGCTGCACGCAGAGCTCGCAACCATCCGTGAGTTCGGCTACGCCACGAACATGGGCGAGCGCGAGCCCGGCGTCCACGCGGTGGCCGTTCCGATCAACGACCCCACCGGCAAGTCGATCGCCGCCCTCGCCGTCGCGGCGCCCTCGGTCCGCCTGCCGCACGTGCGCGTCAGCGGCCTGATCACTCACCTGCGCGCGGCCAGCGGCGCGATCACCCTGGACTACTTCGGCTCGGACTGA
- a CDS encoding ferredoxin, with protein sequence MQVHIDRPSCQAYGNCADEAPEVFELDDQGYVQLVGGEDVPDALEQAARAAILSCPARALSASE encoded by the coding sequence GTGCAGGTCCACATCGATCGCCCCAGCTGCCAGGCGTACGGCAACTGCGCCGACGAGGCCCCCGAGGTCTTCGAGCTGGACGACCAGGGCTACGTGCAGTTGGTCGGGGGCGAGGATGTCCCGGACGCGTTGGAGCAGGCGGCACGCGCTGCCATCCTCAGCTGCCCGGCGCGTGCGCTCAGCGCCTCGGAATGA
- a CDS encoding aromatic ring-hydroxylating oxygenase subunit alpha, whose product MTTERSVSIPRSYYRDQEVLERELATIYGENWIFIGHESEVPAPGDYVTRSMGANPVIMSRTEGGDIHVMLNSCTHRGTEVCKLAYGNTTTFRCGYHGWVFGGDGDLKGVPGRRSLYGPDFDPSRLGLRKARVEICCGLVFATWSPDGPGLQESLGDMLWYLQGFFELFPGGLEVHGGAHTVDVRGNWKIHVENFAGDGYHLKTAHKTMFDLGVMGTQAGAVEGFVVNDPHGHSLRAQYLVDEGVPGVVLGYEDDLLATIDADEQHRRFRERTTVIHGMVYPNLLFITTAPLYFGTDADGAVAFTQLRQITPLDPHRHRVTYWTLVPKDASADWKRRSYLYSTRQHGAASFFEADDLENFRRIDAGLGDSVAGVVPFNYELGVDVGERATPPWTGPGRIVRQDLTEANQRNLVRRYLEQMEARR is encoded by the coding sequence TTGACCACTGAGCGGTCGGTCAGCATCCCGCGTTCCTACTACCGCGACCAGGAGGTGCTGGAGCGCGAGCTCGCCACGATCTACGGCGAGAACTGGATCTTCATCGGGCACGAGTCCGAGGTCCCCGCCCCCGGCGACTACGTCACCCGCAGCATGGGTGCGAACCCGGTGATCATGTCGCGGACCGAGGGTGGCGACATCCACGTGATGCTCAACTCGTGCACCCACCGCGGGACCGAGGTGTGCAAGCTCGCCTACGGCAACACCACGACGTTCCGGTGCGGCTACCACGGCTGGGTCTTCGGCGGCGACGGCGACCTCAAGGGCGTGCCCGGGCGCCGCTCGCTCTACGGCCCGGACTTCGACCCGTCCCGGCTCGGGCTGCGCAAGGCCCGGGTGGAGATCTGCTGTGGCCTGGTCTTCGCGACCTGGTCCCCGGACGGCCCGGGCCTCCAGGAGAGCCTCGGCGACATGCTGTGGTACCTCCAAGGGTTCTTCGAGCTGTTCCCAGGAGGGCTCGAGGTCCACGGCGGCGCCCACACGGTCGACGTCCGCGGGAACTGGAAGATCCACGTCGAGAACTTCGCGGGCGACGGCTACCACCTCAAGACCGCGCACAAGACGATGTTCGACCTCGGGGTGATGGGGACCCAGGCGGGCGCCGTCGAGGGGTTCGTCGTGAACGACCCGCACGGACACTCGCTGCGAGCGCAGTACCTCGTCGACGAGGGGGTGCCCGGCGTCGTGCTGGGCTACGAGGACGACCTCCTCGCCACGATCGACGCCGATGAGCAGCACCGGAGGTTCCGGGAGCGGACCACCGTGATCCACGGGATGGTCTATCCGAACCTGCTCTTCATCACGACGGCCCCGCTCTACTTCGGCACCGACGCCGACGGTGCGGTGGCTTTCACCCAGCTGCGCCAGATCACACCGCTCGACCCACACCGGCACCGCGTCACCTACTGGACGCTCGTGCCCAAGGATGCCAGCGCGGACTGGAAGCGCAGGTCCTACCTCTACTCGACCCGTCAGCACGGTGCCGCCTCGTTCTTCGAGGCGGACGACCTCGAGAACTTCCGTCGGATCGACGCGGGGCTCGGCGACTCGGTCGCCGGCGTCGTGCCGTTCAACTACGAGCTCGGCGTCGATGTCGGCGAGCGCGCGACGCCGCCGTGGACCGGACCCGGTCGCATCGTCCGCCAGGACCTAACGGAGGCTAATCAGCGCAACCTGGTCAGGCGCTACCTCGAGCAGATGGAGGCTCGCCGATGA
- a CDS encoding aromatic-ring-hydroxylating dioxygenase subunit beta codes for MSGISVELHREIEQFLVDEADLLDTHRQAEWLDLLHDDFTYRMPVPVAREEPTQGQYDAVLEFANESKSFLSMRFQRVDSDFAWAERPAAFVRHFVSNVRIEELAVDRAWRVRTNVMVMRSRLPEPPSLATAERVDRIERHDGRLLLRERVVHLDTEHPTDSQLGSIF; via the coding sequence ATGAGCGGCATCTCCGTCGAGCTGCACCGCGAGATCGAGCAGTTCCTGGTCGACGAGGCCGACCTCCTCGACACTCACCGTCAGGCCGAGTGGCTGGACCTGCTCCATGACGACTTCACCTACCGGATGCCGGTGCCGGTGGCCCGCGAGGAGCCGACGCAGGGCCAGTACGACGCCGTCCTGGAGTTCGCCAACGAGTCGAAGAGCTTCCTCTCGATGCGCTTCCAGCGCGTCGACTCGGACTTCGCCTGGGCCGAGCGACCGGCGGCGTTCGTGCGCCACTTCGTTTCCAACGTGCGGATCGAGGAGCTGGCTGTCGATCGGGCCTGGCGGGTGCGTACCAACGTCATGGTGATGCGGTCCCGGCTCCCCGAGCCTCCCAGCCTGGCCACGGCCGAGCGGGTCGACCGGATCGAGCGTCACGACGGTCGCCTCCTGCTCCGGGAGCGGGTCGTGCACCTGGACACCGAGCATCCGACCGACTCCCAGCTCGGCTCGATCTTCTGA